Proteins encoded together in one Chelonoidis abingdonii isolate Lonesome George chromosome 1, CheloAbing_2.0, whole genome shotgun sequence window:
- the ARL6 gene encoding ADP-ribosylation factor-like protein 6 produces MGLFDKLAGWLGLKKKEVHVLCLGLDNSGKTTIINKLKPSNAQTQDIVPTIGFSIEKFKTSSLSFTVFDMSGQGRYRNLWEHYYKEGQAIIFVIDSSDKLRMVVAKEELDTLLNHPDIKHRRIPILFFANKMDLRDAVSSVKVSQLLSLENIKDKPWHICASDALKGEGLQEGVDWLQDQIQAMKT; encoded by the exons ATGGGATTGTTTGATAAGCTAGCAGGATGGCTTGGTCTGAAGAAGAAGGAGGTTCATGTTTTGTGCCTTGGGTTGGACAATAGTGGCAAAACAACTATCATTAATAAACTTAAACCTTCAAAC gcTCAAACTCAAGACATAGTTCCAACAATAGGATTCAGTATAGAAAAATTCAAGACATCCAG TTTGTCTTTCACCGTGTTTGACATGTCAGGTCAAGGGAGATACAGAAACCTGTGGGAACATTACTACAA AGAAGGCCAGGCCATTATTTTTGTCATTGATAGCAGTGATAAATTAAGAATGGTTGTGGCCAAAGAAGAACTTGACACCCTCCTGAATCATCCAG ATATCAAACACCGTAGAATACCTATCTTGTTCTTTGCTAACAAGATGGACCTCAGGGATGCGGTATCATCTGTGAAAGTCTCTCAGTTACTGTCTTTAGAGAACATCAAAGATAAACCATGGCATATCTG TGCTAGTGATGCGCTTAAAGGAGAAGGGTTACAAGAAGGTGTAGATTGGCTCCAAG